Part of the Pseudomonas sp. ADAK13 genome is shown below.
CCGTCGACGAACAGCAGGAAGCTCACCTGCGCTACGTGCTCAAGCAATTGCACCAGCACAGCACCTGGGAAGGCGAAGTGTGGCTCAAGCGCCGCAACGGCGAGCATTACCCGGCCTGGGTCGGGATTACTGCCGTGTTCGATGACGAAGGCGACCTGGCCAGCTACGTGTGCTTCTTCAGTGACATCAGCGAGCGCAAGGCCAGCGAACAGCGGATCCACCGCCTGGCCTACTACGACGCCCTGACCCACCTGCCCAACCGCACGCTGTTCCAGGACCGCCTGCACACCGCGTTGCAGTCGGCGGAACGGCAGAAGTCGTGGGTGGTGCTGATGTTCCTCGACCTCGACCGCTTCAAGCCGATCAACGACTCCCTGGGCCACGCCGCCGGCGACCGCATGCTCAAGGAAATGGCCACCCGCCTGCTGGGCTGCGTGGCCGAAGACGATACCGTGGCGCGCATGGGCGGCGACGAGTTCACCTTGCTGCTGCAGCCACGGGTCAACCGTGAAATGGCGCTGAACCGCGCGATTCACGTGGCCGAGCAGATCCTGGCCAGCCTGGTGAAGCCGTTTGTGCTGGAGGGCCGCGAGTTCTTCGTGACCGCCAGTATCGGCATCGCCTTGAGCCCGCAGGACGGCAACGAGCTGAGCCAGTTGATGAAGAACGCCGACACGGCGATGTACCACGCCAAGGAGCGCGGCAAGAACAACTTCCAGTTCTACCAGGCCGACATGAACGCCAGCGCCCTGGAGCGGCTGGAGCTGGAAAGCGACCTGCGCCACGCCCTCGAACAGAACGAATTCGTACTCTATTACCAACCGCAGTTCAGCGGCGACGGCAAACGCCTGACCGGCGCCGAAGCCCTGCTGCGCTGGCGTCATCCGCGGCGCGGGCTGGTGCCGCCGGGGGATTTCATCCCGGTGCTGGAGGAGTTGGGACTGGTGGTGGATGTAGGCGACTGGGTGATCAGCGAAGCCTGCCGTCAACTCAAGACCTGGCACCAGAACAAGGTGCGGGTGCCCAAGGTCTCGGTCAACATATCGGCCCGGCAGTTCTCCGACGGGCAACTGGGCGAGCGTATCGCCACCATCCTCAAGGACACCGGCCTGCCGCCCGCGTGCCTGGAGCTGGAGCTGACCGAAAGTATCCTGATGCGCGAGGTCAATGAAGCGATGCAGATCCTCGCCAGCCTGAAAAACCTCGGCCTGAGCATTGCGGTAGACGACTTCGGCACGGGTTATTCGTCGCTGAACTACCTCAAGCAATTCCCGATCGACGTGCTGAAGATCGACCGCACCTTTGTCGACGGCCTGCCGTCGGGTGAACAGGATGCGCAGATTGCCCGGGCGATTATCGCCATGGCCCACAGCCTGAACCTGGCGGTAATCGCCGAGGGCGTGGAAACCCATGAGCAGCTGGACTTCCTGCGGGAGCACGGTTGTGACGAAGTGCAGGGCTACCTGTTCGGGCGGCCGATGCCGGCGAACCGGTTTGAGGCGCAGTTCAGCAATGATGCGCTGTTCATGTTCGACTAAGAGCGTGTGATGCGGCTTTTGTGGCGAGGGGGCTTGTCCCCCGTTGGGCTGCGAAGCAGCCCCAAAACCTGCCACCGCGATCTATCTGAATAAACGTGTGAGCCCTGAATGGGGCTGCTGCGCAGCCCAACGGGGGACAAGCCCCCTCGCCACAAGGGCACCACTCATCCCCAAGTGAATCCCGCTTGTCCGCGACATGATGTCCTTTCATATGCCATCTAAAACCCATTGGGTTAGAATGCGCTTCTTTTCTGCCCCCGATCCTTGAGGACCGCCATGTTCAGCCGTGATTTGACTATTGCCAAGTACGACGCCGATCTCTTTGCCGCCATGGAGCAAGAAGCCGTGCGCCAGGAAGAGCACATTGAGCTGATCGCTTCGGAAAACTACACCAGCCCTGCGGTTATGGAGGCTCAAGGTTCGGTTCTGACCAACAAGTACGCCGAAGGCTACCCAGGCAAGCGTTACTACGGTGGCTGCGAGTACGTCGACATCGTTGAGCAGCTGGCAATCGACCGCGCCAAGGAACTGTTCGGCGCCGATTACGCCAACGTCCAGCCACACGCCGGCTCCCAAGCCAACAGCGCCGTTTACCTGGCCCTGCTGCAAGCGGGCGACACCATCCTGGGCATGAGCCTGGCCCACGGCGGTCACCTGACCCACGGTGCCAGCGTTTCCTCCTCCGGCAAGCTGTACAACGCCGTTCAGTACGGCATCGACGGCAACGGCCTGATCGACTACGACGAAGTCGAGCGCCTGGCGGTTGAGCACAAGCCAAAAATGATCGTGGCCGGTTTCTCTGCCTACTCGCAGATCCTGGATTTCCCACGCTTCCGCGCAATCGCTGACAAAGTCGGCGCCTACCTGTTCGTCGACATGGCCCACGTGGCCGGTCTGGTCGCCGCTGGCGTCTACCCGAACCCGGTGCCATTCGCTGACGTAGTAACCACCACGACCCACAAGACCCTGCGCGGTCCACGTGGCGGCCTGATCCTGGCGCGCGCCAACGCCGAGATCGAGAAGAAGCTGAACTCCGCCGTATTCCCGGGCGGCCAAGGTGGCCCGCTGGAGCACGTGATCGCCGCCAAAGCGATCTGCTTCAAGGAAGCCCTGCAGCCTGAGTTCAAGACCTACCAGCAGCAAGTGGTGAAAAACGCCAAGGCCATGGCCGGTGTGTTCATCGAGCGCGGTTTTGACGTGGTGTCCGGCGGTACTGAAAACCACCTGTTCCTGCTGTCGCTGATCAAGCAGGACATCTCCGGTAAGGATGCTGACGCCGCACTGGGCAAAGCCTTCATCACCGTGAACAAGAACTCGGTACCGAACGACCCACGTTCGCCGTTCGTCACTTCCGGCCTGCGCTTCGGCACCCCGGCTGTGACCACTCGTGGCTTCAAGGAAGCAGAGTGCAAGGAACTGGCTGGCTGGATCTGCGACATCCTGGCTGACCTGAACAACGAAGCAGTGATCGACGCTGTGCGTGAGAAGGTCAAGGCCATCTGCAAGAAGCTGCCGGTATACGGCGCTTGATTGCAGTAGCTTGAATGAAAAGCCCGGCTCAAGAGCCGGGCTTTTTTATGCCGGATTTCAAATTGAAATACGGTTAAGTGTGGGAGCTGGCTTGCCTGCGATAGCGGTGTGCCAGTTAATACACCTGTGACTGACACACTGCTATCGCAGGCAAGCCAGCTCCCACCTTGACCGCATTTCAAGTCAGGGTTGATAGACCCGTGCAAAGCCTTCGCGGATCTTCTCTTCCGGCAACTCGTCGGCAATAAACACAATCACACTTTCCCGCAGCTCGCCTTCGGCCCATTCGGTGTCCCAATCGAACCCGTAGAGCTTCAGCACGCCCTGGAACACCATGCGCCGGTCTTCCCCGGCAATGTTCAGGACGCCCTTGTAGCGCAGCAGTTGCTTGCCGTGGTCTTCCAGCAATTCGTTCATGAACTCGCTGAGCTTGTCGATATCCAGCGGCTGGTCGGTGCGCAGCACCAGGCTGGAAATACGGTCGATGGACGGCGCCTGGCTCACCGGGCGCAGGCTCATGCCGGCGTTCAGGTTGAAGCCGCGCACATCCAGCAGTTCGGCAAGGTCGATCTTGCCGTGCTCCACTACACGAATCGGTGCCCGGCGGTTGATGCGGGTCAGGCGCTCGCTCAGGGCGTCAAAGGTGGCGTTGTCCACCAGGTCACGCTTGCTCACCAGCAGGCGGTCGGCAAACCCGATCTGCGCCTGGGCGATGGTCTGGGTCAGGTGGTGCTCGGCGTGGGCCGCGTCCACCAGGGTGATGATGCCGTCGAGGATGTAGCGCTCGCGCAGTTCTTCATCGATGAAAAAGGTCTGGGCTACCGGGGCCGGGTCGGCCAGGCCGGTGCACTCGATCACCAGGCGGTCGAAGGCGATCTCGCCGCTGTCCAGGCGCTCCAGCAGCAGGTACAGGGCCTTGGTCAGGTCGGTGTGAATGGTGCAGCACACGCAGCCATT
Proteins encoded:
- the glyA gene encoding serine hydroxymethyltransferase, which encodes MFSRDLTIAKYDADLFAAMEQEAVRQEEHIELIASENYTSPAVMEAQGSVLTNKYAEGYPGKRYYGGCEYVDIVEQLAIDRAKELFGADYANVQPHAGSQANSAVYLALLQAGDTILGMSLAHGGHLTHGASVSSSGKLYNAVQYGIDGNGLIDYDEVERLAVEHKPKMIVAGFSAYSQILDFPRFRAIADKVGAYLFVDMAHVAGLVAAGVYPNPVPFADVVTTTTHKTLRGPRGGLILARANAEIEKKLNSAVFPGGQGGPLEHVIAAKAICFKEALQPEFKTYQQQVVKNAKAMAGVFIERGFDVVSGGTENHLFLLSLIKQDISGKDADAALGKAFITVNKNSVPNDPRSPFVTSGLRFGTPAVTTRGFKEAECKELAGWICDILADLNNEAVIDAVREKVKAICKKLPVYGA
- the yjiA gene encoding GTPase; this translates as MLTPIPVTVLSGFLGAGKTTLLRHLLKAEHGLKIAVIENEFSDAGIDTQLLGSEPVQVMTLSNGCVCCTIHTDLTKALYLLLERLDSGEIAFDRLVIECTGLADPAPVAQTFFIDEELRERYILDGIITLVDAAHAEHHLTQTIAQAQIGFADRLLVSKRDLVDNATFDALSERLTRINRRAPIRVVEHGKIDLAELLDVRGFNLNAGMSLRPVSQAPSIDRISSLVLRTDQPLDIDKLSEFMNELLEDHGKQLLRYKGVLNIAGEDRRMVFQGVLKLYGFDWDTEWAEGELRESVIVFIADELPEEKIREGFARVYQP